In one window of Acidobacteriota bacterium DNA:
- a CDS encoding biopolymer transporter ExbD produces the protein MKLKGTRKIGAIIPTASMADIAFLLIIFFMVTTVYNVDRTNVNLPLSMERTEVPRGSAYIVVAQLINETTQNIVYKFSDGEQMSQQVSGPHDLYISISNITYTDPGRPFVIKADKDIKYALVDEVIDLCRRSGAINLLLLTQQKTVEHKEY, from the coding sequence ATGAAACTTAAAGGCACAAGGAAGATCGGAGCCATTATTCCAACGGCTTCAATGGCCGATATTGCTTTTCTTCTCATCATCTTCTTCATGGTGACGACGGTCTACAATGTGGATCGAACGAATGTCAACCTCCCTCTTTCCATGGAAAGAACAGAGGTACCAAGGGGTTCCGCTTACATCGTCGTCGCCCAGCTCATAAACGAAACGACCCAGAACATAGTCTATAAGTTTTCTGATGGTGAGCAGATGAGCCAGCAGGTTTCGGGTCCGCATGACCTTTACATCTCGATCTCGAATATTACGTACACCGATCCTGGACGCCCCTTCGTCATCAAGGCCGATAAGGATATTAAGTATGCGCTGGTGGATGAAGTCATCGATCTCTGCAGGCGCTCGGGAGCAATAAATCTTCTGCTACTCACGCAGCAGAAGACGGTCGAACACAAGGAGTACTGA
- a CDS encoding dipeptide ABC transporter ATP-binding protein, with protein sequence MHEEISGDGFSGWLQKRELLPVYKMMSDRPNKDLLVVEGLKKYFPVRRGIFSRISGYVRAVDGISFHVRKGETFALVGESGSGKTTTGRLVLRLMEPTDGKIHFVGIDIFSLRQRELRKIRKRMQIIFQDPYSSLNPRMSVGSTVGEPLIIHRLVEKKKRYERIIQLLEMVGLEEGCINKYPHEFSGGQRQRIGIARALAVEPDLIVADEPVSALDVSVQAQIVNLLMELQERLGLTYLLIAHDLRLVRMISDTVAVMYLGKIVEQGSNAQIYHSPKHPYTLALLSSVPVPDPQRKKERVLLEGEIPTPINPPSGCRFRTRCPMAIAICVDQEPPLRNLGNGHLCACHLIS encoded by the coding sequence ATGCATGAAGAAATATCCGGAGATGGTTTCTCTGGATGGTTACAGAAGCGTGAGCTGCTACCTGTATATAAGATGATGTCCGACAGACCGAACAAAGATCTGCTGGTCGTTGAGGGGTTGAAAAAATATTTCCCGGTCAGGAGAGGGATCTTTTCCCGCATCAGCGGGTATGTCCGGGCGGTGGATGGTATATCTTTTCATGTCAGGAAAGGAGAGACGTTTGCTCTTGTAGGGGAATCCGGAAGCGGAAAGACGACGACGGGCAGGCTCGTCTTGAGGCTTATGGAGCCTACGGATGGCAAGATCCACTTTGTTGGCATCGATATCTTTTCATTGCGCCAGCGAGAATTGAGAAAGATAAGGAAGAGAATGCAGATCATCTTCCAGGATCCCTATTCGTCACTCAATCCGAGGATGTCTGTCGGGTCCACTGTGGGCGAGCCGCTGATCATCCACAGGCTCGTCGAAAAGAAGAAAAGATATGAAAGGATTATCCAGCTTCTCGAGATGGTTGGTCTGGAAGAGGGTTGCATAAATAAATATCCCCATGAGTTCAGCGGGGGACAAAGGCAGAGGATAGGAATCGCTAGAGCGCTTGCAGTTGAGCCGGATCTCATCGTCGCAGACGAGCCCGTCTCCGCGCTGGACGTCTCCGTCCAGGCACAGATCGTGAATCTCCTTATGGAACTTCAGGAGCGGCTCGGGCTGACCTATCTGCTGATTGCCCACGATCTCAGACTCGTGAGGATGATCAGCGATACGGTTGCCGTGATGTACCTCGGGAAAATCGTGGAGCAGGGAAGCAACGCACAGATTTATCATTCTCCAAAACACCCCTATACACTGGCCCTGCTCTCCTCCGTCCCTGTTCCGGATCCGCAAAGGAAGAAAGAAAGGGTCCTTCTAGAGGGAGAGATCCCCACTCCAATAAACCCCCCGTCCGGCTGCCGATTTAGAACGAGATGTCCGATGGCCATAGCCATATGCGTGGATCAGGAACCCCCTCTCAGAAACCTGGGTAATGGCCATCTGTGTGCCTGTCATCTGATCTCATAA
- a CDS encoding Yip1 family protein, producing MNQEMGSKSAGTPGEEKPTMNALQRFFGLFFSPVRAFQDINRKPSFILPLVVMIIFSLAATSIVMPKIDWEATMQKSLERAGREMSGEEIEKVIPIQRSVGTIIGYVAAFIAPVLTALVVSGIFFGIVRLWGAGSSFSRVFGVVTHSYLVGLIKTVLMGVVALRQESIIADDIKYFVKSNLTILLNKEEVSLALYTLASKIDLFSIWTVILLIIGLSAVSKLGMKQSAASVLITWLVYIAVSTAWVAMMTALFHIK from the coding sequence ATGAATCAAGAAATGGGATCGAAATCGGCCGGGACGCCCGGGGAAGAAAAACCGACAATGAACGCCTTGCAGCGGTTTTTCGGCCTCTTCTTCTCACCTGTTAGGGCATTTCAGGACATCAATAGAAAGCCATCGTTCATCTTACCGCTGGTCGTGATGATCATCTTTTCCCTGGCGGCGACTTCAATCGTCATGCCAAAGATCGATTGGGAAGCCACCATGCAAAAGAGCTTGGAGCGAGCGGGACGGGAGATGTCCGGCGAAGAGATTGAAAAGGTCATTCCCATCCAGAGGAGCGTTGGCACCATTATTGGATATGTTGCAGCCTTCATTGCTCCGGTCCTGACCGCTCTTGTCGTTTCAGGGATATTTTTTGGAATCGTCAGGTTGTGGGGCGCTGGAAGCAGCTTCAGCAGGGTCTTCGGCGTCGTCACTCACTCTTACCTGGTAGGTCTGATAAAGACGGTCCTCATGGGTGTTGTTGCCTTGAGGCAGGAATCGATTATAGCCGATGATATAAAGTATTTCGTCAAGTCAAACCTGACCATCCTTCTCAATAAGGAAGAGGTCAGTCTTGCGCTCTACACTCTGGCAAGCAAGATAGATCTTTTTTCCATCTGGACTGTCATCCTGCTCATAATCGGCTTATCCGCCGTGTCGAAGCTCGGCATGAAACAATCTGCAGCGAGTGTTCTCATCACCTGGCTCGTCTACATAGCCGTCTCGACAGCCTGGGTTGCCATGATGACGGCTCTTTTTCATATTAAGTAA
- a CDS encoding TolC family protein — protein MKTNRFLCFSLVIFFGLAGAYIPSSHSEEGKAGGLSLSLDRCIELALENNLVIAAQRIDPEINRLNYEIARTLFDPNLSTGGSRSVSNSQAVTFISITKREYDNYDISLSGKALTGGSYSLSLNASRTYLTAGFPITFNPSYTTGINLNITQPFLRNFGREVTKHNILVSKNSYDMSLSSFQRIVIDTVTLAEQAYWNLVGAIDNLKVQKESLKLAEDQLERNRIMVKVGTRAPIDVTDAEATVASRVLSVINAENAVKAAEDSLRKILNIAPGTSLWDSAILPTDRPSFEAVSVDLEASIDAALRKRPEIEESRINLKNLELTMRYQKNQGLPLLDLSGSYGLSGVSGTILPGPDGLMGTPDDIFVQEGISGAFDDVKDRNYTNWSLGLNFAIPIMNRAASRQYVISKLNYDKANIQHKSLEQQIAIDVKEAARNIEMSLKRLDAARASKILSRERLNAAQKKFENGMATNFEVAEYQQYLATAESEEINALIEYNKALLSLEKAQGTLLQKRGIVLESSQKK, from the coding sequence GTGAAAACGAATCGTTTCCTGTGTTTCAGTCTTGTCATTTTCTTTGGCTTAGCCGGCGCTTATATTCCATCTTCCCATTCTGAAGAAGGGAAAGCCGGGGGGTTGAGCCTCTCACTTGATCGATGCATCGAACTCGCCCTCGAGAACAACCTTGTGATCGCCGCGCAGAGGATCGATCCGGAGATCAACCGGCTCAACTATGAGATCGCCAGAACCCTCTTTGATCCAAATCTCAGCACCGGCGGTTCTAGAAGCGTTTCAAATAGCCAGGCCGTAACTTTCATCAGCATCACAAAGAGAGAGTACGACAACTACGATATAAGCCTGAGCGGCAAGGCTCTTACGGGAGGGAGTTACTCTCTTTCCCTCAATGCGAGCCGGACCTATCTGACGGCGGGCTTTCCGATCACCTTCAATCCGAGTTACACGACCGGGATCAATCTCAACATCACCCAGCCATTTCTGAGAAACTTTGGAAGAGAAGTCACGAAGCATAACATTCTGGTAAGCAAGAACAGTTATGACATGAGTCTGTCCTCATTCCAGCGCATAGTCATCGACACCGTAACGCTTGCCGAACAGGCTTACTGGAATCTCGTCGGAGCTATAGACAATCTGAAGGTGCAGAAGGAATCTTTGAAGCTTGCAGAGGACCAGCTTGAAAGAAACAGGATAATGGTCAAGGTGGGAACCAGGGCTCCCATCGATGTCACCGATGCAGAAGCCACGGTGGCATCGCGAGTCCTCTCTGTGATCAATGCGGAAAATGCAGTCAAGGCTGCGGAAGACTCTCTGAGGAAGATACTCAACATTGCTCCGGGGACCTCTCTCTGGGACTCCGCCATTCTTCCCACGGATCGCCCATCATTCGAAGCGGTAAGCGTTGACCTCGAGGCAAGCATCGATGCCGCATTGCGTAAGAGACCCGAGATCGAAGAGTCTAGGATCAATCTGAAGAACCTTGAACTGACCATGAGGTATCAGAAAAACCAGGGCCTTCCCCTCCTCGATCTCAGTGGAAGCTATGGCCTGAGCGGCGTCAGCGGGACCATTCTTCCCGGTCCCGATGGGCTGATGGGAACCCCTGACGACATCTTTGTTCAGGAAGGGATCAGTGGAGCCTTTGATGACGTTAAAGACAGGAACTATACGAACTGGAGTCTCGGCCTTAATTTCGCGATCCCGATCATGAACAGAGCTGCCTCCAGACAGTACGTCATCTCCAAGCTGAACTATGATAAGGCGAACATCCAGCACAAGAGTCTGGAACAGCAGATAGCGATCGACGTGAAAGAAGCTGCGAGGAATATAGAGATGAGCCTGAAGAGACTGGATGCTGCCAGGGCGAGCAAGATCCTGAGCCGGGAGAGATTGAACGCTGCGCAGAAGAAATTCGAGAACGGGATGGCGACAAATTTTGAAGTAGCCGAGTATCAGCAGTACCTTGCGACGGCCGAGAGCGAGGAGATAAACGCCCTCATTGAATACAACAAGGCACTCCTTAGCCTTGAGAAAGCGCAAGGGACACTTCTTCAGAAGAGGGGGATCGTGTTGGAATCATCGCAGAAGAAATAG
- a CDS encoding ABC transporter ATP-binding protein: MSDSLLSIQDLKTYFQTSQGVVRAVDSVSLDVKEGEIVGLVGESGCGKSVTAFSILRLVSEPGKIVGGKILYKGRDLLALDEKGIRKIRGKEIAMIFQEPMTSLNPVFTVGNQIAEAVRLHQKKGRKEAWKEAIRMLGVVSISSPEKRVYDYPHQMSGGMRQRVMIAMALSCRPSLLIADEPTTALDVTIQDQILTLLKKLQGEFKLSILLITHDFGIVAETVDRVAVMYAGKIVEEAPVKSIFKEPKHPYTMGLLNSIPGVERGGSRKRLPTIGGSVPDLLNLPEGCTFAPRCPSVMERCMKKYPEMVSLDGYRSVSCYLYIR; encoded by the coding sequence ATGAGTGATTCCTTGCTGAGTATCCAAGACCTGAAAACATATTTCCAGACTTCGCAGGGCGTCGTCAGGGCCGTCGATAGTGTCTCGCTTGATGTCAAAGAGGGTGAGATAGTCGGTCTTGTCGGCGAGTCGGGATGCGGGAAGAGTGTCACGGCGTTTTCCATTCTCAGGCTTGTCTCTGAACCCGGAAAGATCGTGGGCGGGAAGATCCTGTACAAGGGAAGGGATCTCCTGGCACTCGACGAGAAGGGAATAAGAAAGATTAGGGGAAAAGAGATTGCCATGATCTTCCAGGAACCGATGACTTCCCTGAACCCTGTCTTTACCGTAGGGAACCAGATCGCCGAGGCCGTGAGGCTCCACCAGAAGAAGGGCAGGAAGGAAGCCTGGAAAGAGGCGATCAGGATGCTGGGAGTAGTTTCCATTTCCTCTCCGGAAAAGAGAGTTTACGATTATCCCCACCAGATGAGCGGCGGGATGAGACAGAGGGTGATGATCGCCATGGCTCTGTCCTGCCGCCCTTCCCTTCTGATCGCCGATGAACCAACAACAGCGCTGGATGTCACGATCCAGGATCAGATCCTTACTCTTCTCAAGAAGCTCCAGGGGGAGTTCAAGCTATCAATTCTTCTGATCACGCATGACTTCGGGATCGTTGCGGAGACGGTGGATAGGGTTGCAGTAATGTATGCGGGGAAGATCGTGGAGGAAGCTCCAGTAAAGTCTATCTTCAAGGAGCCGAAGCATCCCTACACTATGGGCTTGCTTAATTCCATCCCGGGCGTTGAAAGAGGAGGATCCAGGAAGAGACTGCCGACAATCGGGGGTTCCGTTCCCGACCTGCTGAACCTTCCTGAGGGGTGCACATTTGCTCCAAGATGCCCTTCCGTCATGGAGAGATGCATGAAGAAATATCCGGAGATGGTTTCTCTGGATGGTTACAGAAGCGTGAGCTGCTACCTGTATATAAGATGA
- a CDS encoding ABC transporter ATP-binding protein yields MSLIRTKNLVKLYDMGVAQVVALNGVTIDIEEGEFVAIMGPSGSGKSTLMNLIGCLDTPSNGSYLLKGEEVSRLDDNQLAAIRNREIGFIFQTFNLLPRTDALHNVELPLIYSGMTRGERKEKAMKALEAVGLKERMHHKPNEMSGGERQRVAIARALVNQPSIILADEPTGNLDSKTGEEIISIIVDLNERGHTIILVTHEEYIAKKGKRIIKLFDGKVVDDQKLN; encoded by the coding sequence ATGTCTCTGATCAGGACAAAGAACCTGGTAAAACTCTACGATATGGGTGTGGCGCAGGTTGTCGCCCTCAATGGGGTCACAATCGATATCGAAGAGGGAGAGTTTGTGGCCATCATGGGACCGTCCGGCTCCGGAAAGTCAACGCTGATGAACCTCATTGGATGCCTGGATACTCCCTCGAACGGATCCTATCTGCTCAAAGGGGAAGAGGTATCCAGACTAGACGACAATCAGCTTGCCGCCATCAGAAACAGGGAGATCGGATTCATCTTTCAGACTTTCAATCTTCTACCCAGGACGGATGCACTGCACAACGTGGAACTCCCCCTTATTTACTCCGGCATGACACGCGGTGAGAGGAAAGAGAAAGCCATGAAAGCTCTGGAAGCCGTCGGGTTAAAGGAGAGAATGCACCATAAGCCAAACGAGATGTCAGGCGGTGAAAGACAGCGAGTTGCCATCGCTAGAGCTCTCGTTAATCAGCCGTCCATCATTCTTGCCGATGAGCCTACCGGCAACCTCGACTCGAAGACAGGGGAAGAGATCATAAGCATCATCGTCGATCTGAATGAGAGAGGACACACCATCATCCTGGTGACCCATGAGGAGTATATTGCAAAGAAGGGAAAGAGGATCATCAAGCTTTTCGACGGGAAGGTCGTTGACGATCAAAAATTGAACTGA
- a CDS encoding ABC transporter permease: MLIIENFSLAFKALWQNRMRSFLTTLGIVIGVAAVIGVVSIVQGLSFIITEQIESMGSNTIIVFPERPPGKEGEKLGRIELTWDDGLAIKRLCDEVNDVSPVIQRMARIKIGEEHGTVTVAGTNPIFQDIRNFFVEKGRFFSTIDERTRGWVCVIGQEIIKKYKIRGNPLGQKIKLENQDFKIIGIMEKKGEFFGQSFDEFVLIPFSSSVSLFGEESGKNIMLLIQAKSTGKVELASDQITELLRIRHSLKSGQPNDFRVITQTQILEGWNTISNAVTYVVGGVVSIALIVGGIGIMNIMLVSVTERTREIGIRKAVGAKRRNILIQFMVEAITLSFLGGAIGILFGYAIGYATSKLIPNFPPAHIPVWAIIVSFIFATAVGLFFGIYPAAKASRLDPIESLRYE; encoded by the coding sequence ATGCTAATCATAGAAAATTTTAGTCTTGCCTTTAAGGCACTCTGGCAGAACAGGATGCGTTCCTTTCTCACGACGCTCGGGATCGTCATCGGGGTTGCAGCAGTCATTGGCGTTGTCTCCATCGTCCAGGGCCTGTCATTCATAATCACTGAACAGATCGAAAGCATGGGATCGAATACAATAATAGTCTTTCCGGAGCGACCTCCTGGAAAGGAGGGGGAGAAGCTGGGCAGGATCGAGCTGACCTGGGATGATGGTCTGGCAATCAAGAGGCTGTGTGATGAGGTCAATGATGTCAGCCCGGTAATTCAGCGCATGGCAAGGATAAAGATCGGAGAGGAACACGGGACGGTCACAGTCGCGGGTACTAATCCCATCTTCCAGGATATAAGAAACTTCTTCGTGGAAAAGGGGAGGTTTTTCTCGACGATTGATGAGAGGACGAGGGGATGGGTATGCGTGATAGGTCAGGAGATCATCAAGAAGTATAAGATCCGCGGCAATCCACTGGGTCAGAAGATCAAACTGGAGAACCAGGATTTCAAGATCATCGGTATCATGGAAAAGAAAGGGGAGTTCTTCGGACAGAGTTTCGATGAATTCGTCCTGATCCCCTTCAGCTCATCCGTCTCTCTGTTTGGAGAGGAATCCGGTAAGAACATCATGCTCCTGATCCAGGCAAAATCAACGGGGAAAGTGGAGCTCGCGAGCGACCAGATAACCGAGCTCCTGAGGATCAGGCACTCTCTGAAATCCGGACAACCGAACGATTTCAGAGTCATCACGCAGACGCAGATCCTCGAAGGGTGGAACACCATCTCAAACGCTGTGACCTATGTTGTGGGTGGCGTCGTGAGCATCGCACTCATCGTCGGCGGAATCGGAATCATGAACATCATGCTGGTCTCCGTAACGGAAAGGACAAGGGAGATCGGGATAAGAAAGGCAGTGGGAGCGAAGAGACGCAACATTCTCATTCAATTCATGGTGGAAGCCATCACCCTCAGCTTCCTGGGAGGGGCCATAGGGATTCTTTTCGGATATGCCATTGGGTATGCGACCAGCAAATTGATACCGAACTTCCCTCCGGCACATATCCCCGTCTGGGCCATCATAGTCAGCTTTATCTTTGCCACAGCCGTGGGGTTATTCTTCGGGATCTACCCGGCAGCCAAGGCTTCCCGCCTGGACCCTATCGAATCTCTCCGATACGAATAA
- a CDS encoding biopolymer transporter ExbD, whose amino-acid sequence MKLKEKGMTAEIPTASMADIAFLLIIFFMVTTVFSATKGLDFKLPKEDQNLPPSEEEAVYIKVNPDASISVDGKLMSLENILPYLQPKLQRWPDKPIILHTDPEAPYSAMVAVYDVLTQGEKVIGIKVKNVSIPTSSEIQEYIATFGYNPFEVGFSQ is encoded by the coding sequence ATGAAATTGAAAGAGAAAGGAATGACGGCGGAGATTCCAACAGCATCCATGGCTGATATCGCCTTTCTGCTGATCATCTTTTTCATGGTGACGACGGTCTTTTCAGCGACAAAAGGGCTTGACTTCAAGCTTCCGAAGGAGGATCAGAATCTGCCACCGTCTGAGGAAGAGGCCGTCTACATCAAGGTCAATCCAGATGCTTCCATCTCTGTGGATGGAAAATTGATGAGTCTGGAAAATATCCTTCCCTATCTGCAACCCAAGCTTCAACGATGGCCGGATAAACCCATCATTCTCCACACTGATCCGGAGGCTCCCTATTCCGCCATGGTCGCCGTTTACGATGTTTTAACGCAGGGAGAGAAAGTCATCGGGATAAAGGTAAAGAATGTCTCCATTCCCACCTCGAGCGAGATCCAGGAATACATTGCCACGTTTGGATATAATCCCTTTGAAGTCGGGTTTTCGCAATAG
- a CDS encoding MotA/TolQ/ExbB proton channel family protein, which yields MGILGDLWKYYLDGGFVMHFITICSIIGIMAIIYKLIVFRKAKIDTNEFVSKIRKTLLNGNVDEAIKVCEEYRGPVATICKTALLKYGASREEIEKTMENAAIHEVAYLEKFLVSIATVTNIAPLLGFFGTVVGMIMSFDVISQQGLNNPGLVAKGISVALLTTAYGLIVAFVCQPFYNFFTGKVASFIREMETCSNILFETMDEMERTGVKTR from the coding sequence GTGGGAATTCTAGGAGACTTATGGAAATACTATCTGGATGGTGGATTTGTCATGCACTTCATCACCATCTGTTCCATCATCGGTATCATGGCAATCATTTACAAGCTGATTGTCTTCAGGAAAGCGAAGATTGATACCAATGAGTTTGTATCAAAAATCAGAAAAACTCTTTTAAACGGCAACGTGGATGAGGCCATAAAGGTCTGTGAAGAATACCGGGGTCCCGTGGCCACTATTTGTAAAACAGCATTGTTGAAGTATGGAGCCTCCCGTGAAGAAATCGAAAAGACCATGGAGAACGCAGCCATTCATGAGGTAGCATACCTGGAGAAATTTCTGGTCTCCATCGCTACCGTTACAAATATTGCCCCTCTTCTCGGCTTTTTCGGAACGGTCGTCGGGATGATTATGTCCTTTGACGTCATATCCCAGCAGGGTTTGAATAACCCGGGCTTGGTGGCAAAGGGTATCTCGGTGGCCCTTCTGACGACGGCCTACGGGTTGATCGTGGCTTTTGTCTGTCAGCCATTCTACAACTTCTTTACAGGAAAGGTAGCCTCCTTCATCAGGGAAATGGAAACATGTTCGAACATCCTCTTTGAGACCATGGATGAAATGGAGAGAACGGGAGTCAAAACCCGTTAG
- a CDS encoding efflux RND transporter periplasmic adaptor subunit: MKKVILISSVVILIAVIVYFSVFYGREGQGKEVYAFKAERGDIVSSVFASGRIEPKTKVNVSSNVIGEIKEIGIREGDRVKKGNFLVQLDKERYLSEVEKLEAYQRMSRITLEKEKVNLENYENTFRRVQALYNERIISEDVLEEAKLRLDTQKIYLKSLDEQVLQAEADLEKARDELNKTRITSPMDGLVTQLNAEVGEQALAGTINIPGTVIMVISDMSEVLAGVDVDETEVVSVKKGQEARIKVDAIGDKYEFQGIVEEIGNTAVKKGEINVFPVKIRITNPDERLKPGMTARASIETDKSEGVIKIPIQGVVSRNVEKEKEKARERTEKEKKRGKKEGTEQSDKAEGKPVEGLTTQLDRQSATEKKDSGKGGKDEERDAVYLMVEGKAILVPVEVGISDEFFVEIKSGVKEGDMVVTGPYRTLKNLKEGDKIKEKKEEEEAEKDKKEEKASEVEVKVED; this comes from the coding sequence TTGAAAAAGGTCATTCTTATATCTTCCGTCGTCATTCTTATCGCCGTTATCGTCTATTTCTCGGTCTTCTATGGCAGAGAAGGACAGGGTAAAGAAGTTTACGCCTTCAAAGCGGAGAGGGGTGATATCGTCTCTTCCGTTTTCGCTTCGGGAAGGATCGAACCGAAGACGAAGGTAAACGTATCCTCCAACGTCATCGGAGAGATCAAAGAGATAGGAATCAGAGAGGGAGATCGGGTTAAAAAGGGAAATTTCCTTGTGCAGCTCGATAAGGAACGGTACCTCTCCGAAGTCGAAAAACTCGAGGCTTATCAAAGAATGTCCCGAATCACCCTGGAGAAAGAGAAAGTCAATCTGGAGAACTACGAGAATACCTTCAGGAGGGTGCAGGCTCTTTACAACGAGAGGATCATCTCCGAAGATGTTCTGGAAGAGGCAAAGCTCAGACTGGATACGCAGAAGATCTATCTCAAATCCCTGGACGAACAGGTTCTGCAAGCAGAAGCCGATCTGGAGAAGGCGAGGGACGAACTGAATAAGACAAGGATAACTTCTCCAATGGACGGGCTCGTAACACAGTTGAATGCGGAAGTGGGGGAACAGGCATTGGCCGGGACGATCAACATCCCCGGGACGGTCATCATGGTCATCTCTGATATGAGCGAAGTCCTGGCCGGGGTGGACGTCGATGAGACCGAGGTAGTCTCGGTCAAGAAGGGACAGGAAGCCAGGATCAAAGTCGATGCTATCGGGGACAAATATGAGTTCCAGGGGATCGTAGAAGAGATAGGAAATACGGCCGTCAAGAAGGGAGAGATCAACGTCTTTCCCGTAAAGATCAGGATAACGAATCCCGATGAGAGACTGAAACCGGGAATGACCGCCCGCGCCTCCATCGAGACGGATAAGAGTGAAGGGGTCATAAAAATTCCAATCCAGGGTGTCGTCTCTAGGAATGTCGAGAAGGAGAAGGAAAAAGCCAGAGAGAGAACAGAAAAAGAGAAGAAGAGGGGGAAGAAGGAAGGGACGGAACAGTCGGATAAGGCTGAGGGAAAACCAGTGGAAGGATTAACAACGCAATTGGATAGACAAAGCGCAACAGAGAAGAAAGATTCAGGTAAGGGCGGGAAAGATGAGGAGCGCGATGCAGTCTACTTAATGGTCGAAGGGAAAGCTATCCTCGTTCCGGTTGAGGTCGGCATCAGCGATGAGTTCTTCGTAGAAATAAAGAGCGGGGTTAAAGAGGGGGATATGGTCGTAACCGGTCCCTATCGCACGTTGAAGAATTTAAAGGAAGGGGACAAAATTAAAGAGAAGAAAGAAGAGGAAGAAGCCGAGAAAGACAAGAAGGAAGAAAAGGCATCAGAAGTCGAAGTAAAGGTGGAGGATTGA